AGGGAAGATGACCGTCTACGTCCACAGGTGTGATAATTTACTCGCGACACATGCGCAAATCGGGGTCAAATTTGATGCCAACAAAAATAAAAAATCGGGGTCAAAGTAGTAAAAGTTGTCTTGGCTTGCTCGAACCATGGTGGGATCTTCTGGGGACCGGAGCTCTGCAGCGGAGCCTCCACCCAAACGTGCGCTGCTGCTTTTAATTATTACTTTTGCTGCTCAATGAACAATGATGTTTTGCACGTGTTTTGGCCATTGACCGTCTCAAGATGCACATGGCACTCCAGATTTCAAGAAATTATATGCATTATGTATTGCTAGTGATTACATGGCCATTGACCATCCACCTGGTTTGTTACTCTCACTCTTATTTAGGGTTGTATTTTGATCATAATTTTAATCAATGAGTATAAGTTATACATAGCAAAAAAAAATATTaccaaaaactatgttcaaatacgaatcaaatggtataattttttttgcgagaaaacaaatggtataattttttatgacatgtaTTAGCATTTTCTAGTTAAATCTataatcaaaatttgacacaacatcCAAAGAAGATCAATAAACTAGGACGGAAGTAGGAATAGTAATTTAAAAAGAACCTTATTACTAGTGATTTTTCGTTCACAGCTTTACTATTTTTGGTGctctctttttttgcggggtatttTTGGTGCTCATTGTACATGGTACTCCTTGTAGGTTGTTCGTGCCTGCATGGAATACGCAAAAATGCAGTTTGTGAAGTGTATAAACCAAAGGCATCTTGCCCTTACTTTCTTGTCACTTGTTGACGATCGGGTGATTCACATGCAACTGCAAGCGTGCACAACACTCTCATGATATATGGTCTTCATGTCAATGATTGTCTCGTCTTTCTTTCTTTCGGTGAATCTTTAAAAAATAAAATACAATTAACATCACATCCCAAGTCCAGTGAAAGGAGATCACAACTTATCAGCATTGCAATCATGGAGCATCCATGATAAAACAAAACAAGGTTTCGTGGAAAGCCAAAAAGGTGACAGCGTGGAAGGACCACCAATGTCCACCGCAGAGAGGACGTTGCCGCATGCTTCATACTCTGTAAAATCCACTCTGTAAAGAAAATAAGTGAAAGTACTTTTTTTATTACAAGAGAATGCATATCTTGCTATGCACAAAGAGTTCGAAAAAGAAGAAGCCATTTGATCTCTTGCAAAAATTAAATAAAAAGTTTGACCATAGGAAAGAAAATGCACTTTCAATTATCTCGAGTACTTCACCGGACAGATCCGCATATGGTCATCTTTTCTTGGAGATTAAAGCTTTAATGGCTGATAGGGAGTTGAGTTTATTACACAAACGTTACACAAAGGATTAAAATCGAGTTGCAGATTGTTTGGCTAAATACAACCGGATTGAGTGTACCACATCTATGTGGTTACTTAGAGGGCCCACGtattgaggattttttatatcgtGATTGTAACTTGATAATTTTGGAATAAAACCCCTTTATCACGCAAAAATTAAAGAAACGAAATGGACTCAAAACCCCCAAAACGTCATTGTTTGACAAGGCCGTCTCAACGGACAGTCCTTTTCAACAATGTTTGTTTTAGTCTGTGTTGTTTGTCAGATTGGTCGGTAGTGTCCAATCTTTGGGGCATTGTAATATTGGTCTTCCCGTAGTTTTTGCGGGTGTGGGAGATTGTCCGGCGCAAATACCCCGCTTTGGGTTATGGACGGGGTCGACGACGGCAACACCTTTGGGCGCCGCTTCCTGTTGGGGGCATCGTTTTGAGATTGCTTCCCCTCCCCCTAGCTCGATGGtggtgttttgtgtgtgtgtgtgtgtctctctctctctctctctctctctctctctctctctctctctctctctctcttcttgaagGCATCCTCTCATAGCGGATAGGATGACAAAACCGGTGGCAGCTTGCTTCATGTTGTTTTGAGGGGCGGATGCTCTCCTTCCTCTGGTGTGGCGTTGagtttggcaacgatgatggtgtCGATATGTGTAGGGGCATGGCAGGACTTCGTTGTCGATTCTTTCCAGCATGTTCGAGAGATTTCCTCTATCTCGTTGCATGGTCGCAGATTCGGAGTTGCATGAGAGCAGCCTAGGCGGTGATGATGACATGCAAACAATGGTCTTCGAGGGAAGTCCTGGTCGACGGGACCCTACATTTTTCTTCTGAGTGAGACTGTCTTCGAAGTTTGAGTTGTCTTGTCATATTGTTGGGGTGTCTATTTGGCATAGATCAATGCAGGTTTCATGAAATTGTGGCAGGAAGGGCACTATTACTCGTTTGcggtgaagttgaagtcgctcgCTCGGGGAGGAGTGGTGATGATGACATGTCCAGTCAACCTTGACGACGGTCCTCTCCTTGATGGCATATATGTATTTTGTGTTCATACTCGGGGCGGCGGGTGGTACTCCTTTGTGGGCATTTGTAGTAGTTTTCGTCCACGTTTTTTCTAATTAACATGACAATTATCTTCATCTTAATGAATGATATAATGCAAATATTTTTTCTCcgtttaaaaaataataattttgatCTTTAGTTCATTTTGGAAGTAGTGAGGAAATTTCTTTCAACTTAATTAATTGAGTGAGACAATTTGCCTTAAAGTTATATAATAAATGTTACAAATTGGAATGAAGAAGACAGGAGATACATTGAAGGGAATGATAAGAAGTGATATAATGGAgcaacaagaaaaaaaataaagtcCTAATTTTCCGGTAAGCTAAGTCCTTTCACAAACCATGCACAAGAATTTCCTTATTTGCAGTATAACATAATTTTCTTAGTATTGTTTAAATTTACCTCTTCATTAATTGCCCACACTGCTTGCTACTCATTTCTTGCAATATCCATTTTGTCCCTAGTGATTGCACCTTCAAAACAATGCGCGATAAATATGTTCCCATAACATAACTTCATAAACATTTAATTTCTAAAAAACCTTCATAACTACCTCGGGAAATTCAGCGTCATTTTGAAATGCAACAAAATTATTTCGTTGCAAAATTATCGACCCATGCCATCCGAAGCCGCATTGTTTCTTGGACTAGATGCGCCCAACAAGGTACATTGGCTATTTAGCTGGATTTGTTAGCCGGCTTGTCGAGTTTCAACAACTTCTCTCTCCTTCATGAATATTCAGACAAAATAGTCTCTCAATAATTTGTCAGTGTGCGGTCAACCGACAAAAATCTCGACTACAAAACAAGATTGACTTTGCAGTCTATATTCCGCGGCAAAAATGCCAAAATGTCGATGGTTTGTTGATAGATGCAATAAATTCATTTTCTCAAAAACAAAATGTAatctaaaaaaagaaagaaagaaaagatgcACTAAAAACCCATTGGTACATTTTCTCCAAAAAAGAGAgaattttttcaaaacaaaaaccacaaaaacgCCCACCAACCAAAACAAAACGCCCGAAATACAACAGTGACGCGCCCGCGTCAGACCCACGCGCGCACGCTCCCACTGCCCTGCGGGCCCCACCCACTCCCTTCCACGCAGTCGCGGCTCGCGCAGCCAGGGGCCGCGATACGTAGGCAAGGCAGGGCTCCCCCCCGCACGAGCGGAAAGGCCACAGCAACGGTCACAGATTGGGCTCCCCTCgcgccgtctctctctctctcgccaacCCCAGCCAAATCTTCGCTTCCCAAAgctcccccctccctccctcccccataCCGCCACTCCCCTCCCCCGCTTCGCCATCACGCCTGCTCCACGCGGCGACCGCGATTGAGCCCGCCGCCGAGCGCGCGACGACATGGGCGCCGCCGACAACAACGCCGTAcgtttcttcctttctttcttcacGCCCCCCCGGAAAGACCGCGCCCTGTTTAATTCCGGGCGATACGCCGCCGGTTGTTTCTGAGTTTGCTTGCTTCTGTGTTGTTCGCGTGTGTGCGTGCAGGCGCCGCGGCAGGGGCAGCAGCCGGATGGGGCCCGAGGGCGGGCACCGGCGCCGGAGCAGAGGGAGGTGAAGGTGGTGGTCATGGACGAGCCGCCGCCGGCCGTGTCGAGGCTGCAGGCGCAGCGGCCCGTGGCGCCGCTGCAGGTGACCAcgcaggcgccgccgccgcccatgtcGGTGGCCTCCGGCGGCGaggacccgccgccgcccgcggcggcCTACCCGCCGCTCATGCAGCAGACCCCACCACAGGTAACTCCTCCCCCCAAATCCCAATCACTAAAATGCCCAATTGACCGCTCGTTTCGGCCATCAAATCTCCAATTCGATTTTCTGTCAAATTATCTTGCACAAACAGTTAATAGATAGATGGACTCCGGTCTTTCTAGGGCATGTGCGCTTGTGTGTAGTGCGATCGACAGTCGGTCGTCCCAGCTAGGCCCCTAGTCCCAACCCAGCAGTCCGGTTGGTACGCGAGTACTCCCACAATAATTTCCCTTGCCACTCTTGGGTTGGCATTGCAATGTGCACAGGCACGGCCCCGTACCCCTCACCTACTTGACATTTTCGCGTAACAAATTGCGCATTTGGGTTGAATTATGCAGTGCTGCATTGACACCATCTTTCTTTTTTTCCAAACAAAAGTCTTAGTTGTGTGCTTATGGTTGTACTCCTATAATACACCAGTTTGATACCGACAGTTGCACTTGATTTCTCTTCAGAACACTGTTTTTTATTTGAAAATCAGTTGATGACATGCTGTAGGTTGAGATATTTCGATTAGTGTGTTATCACTGTAGGAGCACAGCAACAACCAAATAATTCATCACTGATCGAAGCAGTTCTTTACAAGCTCAAATGCCCATCTTTCTACCTACAGTGAGTACAAGAGGATGGATAATGGAGAGGGGGTTGTAGTGTTTGAGACGATTTGTTTTTGCTACTCAAAGCAGTGCCGCCTAACGTGTCACTTTAGTTAATCTACTCACGGGTAACTTAAGCAGTAAAAGGCCTCTTAAAATATCCACCTAGAATGTACCACGAATCGAATCGAATCGAATCTTGGTGGTATGATCTTGATTAAAATATCGAATATTCCATAGGCGCCCAACCTCCTACTACCCGTTACCCAAGCCTAAAGTAGCTAGCTAATGACTTTACTAATCCAACTGGTCTCGAGTTAATTGGTTGTTTAATTTTTTGCAGCCACTGGCGTCGTTGAACTCCCGCGTGTACACCAACCAGATCACGCTGTGCCTCTTCCTGCTgcagctggcggcggcggggctcgccgTCGGCTTCTTCGTGTACCGGGCCGTCAAGGACATCGTGCAGGACCCGCGGTCCCGCAATGCGCGGCGCGAGCAGAGCCTGCTCCGCCAGTGGCTGCCGCCAGTTGAGGGCGCCGTGGCGCTCAGCATCGTGCTGGCCTTCGCGTGGCAGAAGGCGGTGCGCGCATGGCCGCGCGCCATGGTGACCGTCATCCTCTGGTCGGCCTTCGGCGTCACGCTCGCCGTCGGCTCCCTGCTCATGTGCTTCTCCATGCCGGCCACCGTGGGGCTCGGTGTGGCCCTGGTGGTCTTCTCCATCGGCACCGGGCTGTACGCGTGCTGGGTGACCCGCCGCGTCGGGTTCACGGCGCGGGTGTTCAAGAAGGCGGTGCAGCCCGTGGACAAGTTCCGCGGCCTCAATGGGCCGGCGTACCTCATGGTGGCCGCCGGGTTTGTGTGGATCTCCGTGTGGTGCGTGGCCGTCATCGGCGCCGTCAACTTCCGGTTCCCCGGCCTGACCATCCTGGCGCTGGTGGTGAGCCTGGCGTGGACCGCCGAGGTGATGCGCAACGTGGCGAACCTGACGGCCAGCCGGGTGATCGCGCTCTACTACCTCCGCGGCATGCAGTCCAGCGTGCAGTTCAGCTTCCAGCGCGCGCTGTCGTACAACCTCGGCAGCGCCTGCCTCGGCTCGCTCTTCGTGCCCACCATCGAGGCGCTCCGCATCCTCGCCCGCGGGCTCAACCTGCTGGAGGGCGAGGACGAGTTCATGTTCTCCTGCGCGCACTGCTGCCTCAACGTCATGAACGCCGTCTTCGAGTTCGGCAACAGCTGGGCATTCGTCCATGTAAGCGAAGCTTTCCTGCTCCTCAGTCCATGCATATCCTCTGTACTGACAAGCTTAGTTTGTCTGACTATGGTGATTCGTTTATGTTGGTTTGTCGAGCAGATTGCGGCGTACGGCAGGGGGTTCGTGCAGGCGTCGCGGAGCACGTGGAACCAGTTCGAGGGGCAGCCGGGGATGCCGGCGCTGGCGGACGCGGACATCACGAGCTCGGTGTGCTTCCTGACCGGGGTGACCAGCGGCGCGCTGTGCGTGGCGCTGGCGGGCTCGTGGACGTTCGTGACGCACAAGCACTACACGGCCACAGTGTCGCTCATGGCGTTCTACGTGGGGTACCTGATGACCCGGATcggcatggcgctgccgcaggcgtGCGTGGGCTGCTACTACGTGTGCTACGCCGAGAACCCCAGGTCCCGGCTCTTCGAGGACAGCCCCATAGGGGAGCGGCTGAACAAGATGAAGGAGGACGGGCAGGACGCCGTCGGGGTCGCGCCCACCCCGCGGTTCCCGCACCAGCACGTCAGCGCCGCCtgaccccggccgccgccgccgtgtacaCTGTACAGGCAAGAACATGTTGGCCCAAGAACCGGATCGTGCGATGTCATTCCATAGCTGCTGGTGCTGGCCGAGTTGACCGGCGGCGGCGGACTTGCATTGGCGTCGCGTGAAAGCAAGGCAACCGGAGGAAGGAGGATCGGAGAAGGGATCTCGTATGACCCATGCGGCGAATCGTAGTTCTCACGCTGCCGAGGCTTATCGACTCGGGAGCACGAGTTGATGTTCTCTTCTCTTGTGTCTAAAATAGGGACGTACTAGGGCCAACTCTTTTTGACGTAGTGTTCTGTAAATTCGTCCATTTTTTGGCAATGTTTCTCAGCTGTTATTAGGGGTAGCAGAAGCCTGAGCATTTCATCTTTCAGGTCTAGCAAAATTTGTCAGAGTGATTTTACAAGGATGCCATGTGAATATTTTCTTGTAAGATCATCTTTTTTAGTGTTTTTCATGAGATGGCAAGTGGTGCCGGTGTTGCCTGATCTTTGTTGTGATGCTTAAGAGTATCCGAAATTCTGAACTGAACATGATGAGGAATTGGACCGTGATAGTTGAGGGGCGTAGAGCATCTGAAATTCTGAACAGAGCATGGTAGTGCAGCCACCAGTAATGGTGACTCGTGAGTGGCATTAACGATTCTGTGCAGGTTCGTTCACGCAATAATGATGCGTGGAACCGAACACAGCGGTAGGTGAGATGATCATGTGAAAAAAGAAACCAGTACAAAGCTAATTGTCACGTCTAGAAAAGATTTGgttttgtttgcttgcttgctgGGGGGTGGTGAGATGATCATGTGAAAAAAGAAACCAGTACTACCAAACTCACTTGAACCAACTGCAAATAGTAGAGCCTACTTTGATTTTCATTCCctgtcttttttttttttgcaacgtGCAGATACAGAGGCATGTTGCAACATGCAGAGAGGAAAAGACGCCAAGAGGAGACGGCCTCCTTGTCACAGGGCGTGGAAAGCCGATGTGACCAAATGTACAAGTCATCAAAGTATCCCCCTGGTTTCACATAGGGTCGGAACACAGGCATCGCATAGGTTAATCAAGGTTACACCTACCATTCCTGAAACCATCAACTTGAGGAAATTGCTGTTTGACGCGACTATGGCCTCTGATTAATGTACAATGTAggctgctactccctccgtcccaaaat
This region of Triticum aestivum cultivar Chinese Spring chromosome 2D, IWGSC CS RefSeq v2.1, whole genome shotgun sequence genomic DNA includes:
- the LOC123051781 gene encoding CTL-like protein DDB_G0274487 — protein: MGAADNNAAPRQGQQPDGARGRAPAPEQREVKVVVMDEPPPAVSRLQAQRPVAPLQVTTQAPPPPMSVASGGEDPPPPAAAYPPLMQQTPPQPLASLNSRVYTNQITLCLFLLQLAAAGLAVGFFVYRAVKDIVQDPRSRNARREQSLLRQWLPPVEGAVALSIVLAFAWQKAVRAWPRAMVTVILWSAFGVTLAVGSLLMCFSMPATVGLGVALVVFSIGTGLYACWVTRRVGFTARVFKKAVQPVDKFRGLNGPAYLMVAAGFVWISVWCVAVIGAVNFRFPGLTILALVVSLAWTAEVMRNVANLTASRVIALYYLRGMQSSVQFSFQRALSYNLGSACLGSLFVPTIEALRILARGLNLLEGEDEFMFSCAHCCLNVMNAVFEFGNSWAFVHIAAYGRGFVQASRSTWNQFEGQPGMPALADADITSSVCFLTGVTSGALCVALAGSWTFVTHKHYTATVSLMAFYVGYLMTRIGMALPQACVGCYYVCYAENPRSRLFEDSPIGERLNKMKEDGQDAVGVAPTPRFPHQHVSAA